Proteins encoded together in one Synechococcus sp. BL107 window:
- a CDS encoding TrkA family potassium uptake protein, producing MSRRSRARAQLKLLTAPWRGPFTALATLILAGASGYRLTEGWDWGDCLWMVLITVSTIGYGEVETLSPQGRLVTVLIVVGGLVVVQLAIQRVLGLKESGYFRRVKEFRFHRMLERMHDHVILCGYGRIGQEIAAQLLRDNIPLVVIETDSHRRDVAESKGLKVLQADATLDETLLDAGLERCQSLVAALPGDASNLYVILSARDLRTDCRLIARASSDEATAKLRLAGASVVVSPYVAGGRVMAASALRPLALDFMELLAGSDFEIEEFQLSNNPQYLSAIRGRSLAELELGRRSGALVIAIRDQGELIANPGGDMELAPGQLLIVLGSKLQLSRFQQLLGDAVDSIETMPG from the coding sequence ATGAGCCGCAGAAGCAGAGCCAGGGCACAACTGAAATTATTAACGGCCCCCTGGAGAGGGCCGTTCACGGCTCTTGCCACGCTGATTCTTGCTGGAGCAAGCGGCTATCGCCTCACGGAGGGCTGGGATTGGGGGGACTGCCTCTGGATGGTGTTGATCACGGTTAGCACCATTGGATACGGAGAAGTCGAAACCCTGTCCCCGCAGGGACGCTTGGTCACCGTTCTGATCGTGGTGGGTGGACTCGTTGTGGTTCAGCTGGCGATTCAACGCGTCCTGGGTCTCAAAGAATCTGGCTACTTCCGAAGGGTGAAAGAATTTCGTTTCCATCGCATGCTGGAGCGCATGCATGATCACGTCATCCTTTGCGGCTACGGACGCATCGGCCAAGAGATCGCAGCCCAACTGTTGCGAGACAACATCCCCCTGGTGGTGATTGAAACGGATTCGCATCGACGCGATGTTGCCGAATCCAAGGGATTAAAAGTGCTGCAAGCGGATGCAACCCTCGACGAAACACTGCTGGATGCTGGCCTAGAACGCTGCCAAAGCCTCGTAGCAGCCCTTCCAGGAGATGCTTCCAACCTGTACGTGATTCTCAGTGCAAGAGATCTTCGAACCGATTGCCGGCTCATTGCTCGTGCCAGCAGTGATGAGGCCACGGCGAAGCTTCGACTTGCTGGTGCATCAGTCGTTGTGAGTCCCTACGTCGCAGGGGGGCGAGTCATGGCGGCATCAGCGCTTCGACCCCTCGCGCTTGATTTCATGGAGCTGTTGGCGGGGTCTGACTTTGAAATCGAAGAATTTCAACTCAGCAATAACCCTCAATATCTCTCAGCAATCCGAGGCCGCAGCTTGGCTGAATTGGAACTTGGGCGAAGGAGCGGCGCCTTGGTTATAGCGATCCGTGATCAGGGAGAACTCATCGCAAACCCAGGTGGCGACATGGAACTGGCTCCTGGCCAGCTCCTGATTGTGCTTGGCAGCAAGCTCCAACTCTCACGATTTCAGCAACTGCTCGGAGACGCCGTCGACAGCATCGAAACCATGCCGGGTTGA
- the ispD gene encoding 2-C-methyl-D-erythritol 4-phosphate cytidylyltransferase, with amino-acid sequence MHLLIAAAGSGRRMGADRNKLLLPLFGRPLIAWTVDAALTATEITWIGIVGQDIDRAEILDALGSVKKPLVWIQGGATRQESVLRGLAGLPEGARHVLIHDGARCLVQPDLFDRCAVAVEAGSALIAATPVTDTIKRVDEHGMIRDTPDRAELWAAQTPQGFEVEQLRQGHARAQAEGWSVTDDASLFERLGWSVQVLDAGPSNIKVTTPFDLTVAEAVLSSRTTP; translated from the coding sequence GTGCATCTGTTAATTGCTGCGGCGGGGAGTGGTCGCCGCATGGGTGCGGATCGAAACAAGCTGCTGTTGCCTCTTTTTGGGCGGCCTTTGATCGCTTGGACAGTTGATGCAGCGTTGACGGCCACCGAAATTACTTGGATTGGAATCGTTGGCCAGGACATCGATCGAGCCGAGATCCTGGATGCTCTTGGCTCCGTGAAGAAACCTTTGGTTTGGATTCAGGGGGGGGCGACCCGCCAGGAATCCGTATTACGGGGTCTGGCCGGACTGCCAGAGGGGGCACGCCATGTGCTTATTCATGACGGTGCCAGGTGTTTGGTTCAACCAGACCTTTTTGATCGGTGTGCCGTGGCTGTGGAGGCTGGGTCGGCATTGATTGCTGCAACCCCAGTGACCGACACCATTAAGCGGGTGGATGAACACGGCATGATCCGTGACACGCCTGATCGTGCTGAACTTTGGGCTGCACAAACGCCACAAGGGTTTGAGGTGGAGCAGCTCCGTCAGGGCCATGCCAGAGCTCAAGCGGAGGGGTGGAGCGTGACGGACGATGCATCGCTTTTTGAGCGTTTGGGCTGGTCGGTGCAGGTTCTGGATGCTGGCCCTTCGAATATCAAGGTGACCACTCCCTTTGATCTCACGGTGGCTGAAGCAGTGCTCAGTTCAAGGACGACACCCTGA
- a CDS encoding 4-hydroxybenzoate polyprenyltransferase, translating to MNSSIPSLRPWIELLRWNKPSGRLILLIPAGWSLWLTPSAPPSASLVGLILVGGLAVSGAGCIANDLWDQGFDRQVERTQARPLARGALQRPQALCLLLLLLLVSLGVVLSLSDESRGLCLGLAVAALPPILLYPSAKRWFAFPQAVLALCWGFAVLIPWAAAEGQLSWTPALISCWIATLLWTFGFDTVYAMADRRDDAQIGLRSSALSLGEFATSVVRICYGLTCFSMAIAATTAQVAAPFWPFWLMATVLMQVSCSPLTREKASMGLFARHFSRQVQVGSLLLIGLVLARAWT from the coding sequence GTGAATAGCAGCATCCCCAGCCTCCGCCCCTGGATCGAATTACTCCGCTGGAACAAACCATCTGGGCGGCTCATTTTGTTGATCCCTGCTGGGTGGTCTCTCTGGCTCACGCCGTCTGCTCCCCCCAGTGCCTCATTGGTTGGACTGATTTTGGTGGGGGGGCTTGCGGTGAGTGGAGCTGGCTGCATCGCCAACGATCTTTGGGACCAAGGGTTCGATCGTCAGGTGGAACGAACCCAAGCTCGACCCCTAGCGCGTGGAGCCCTGCAACGACCCCAGGCCTTATGCCTGCTACTTCTGCTGCTTCTCGTCAGCCTGGGGGTGGTCCTGAGCCTGTCCGATGAGAGTCGGGGCCTGTGCTTGGGCTTAGCGGTCGCCGCCCTCCCGCCCATTCTTTTGTATCCATCTGCCAAACGCTGGTTTGCTTTCCCCCAGGCCGTTCTTGCCCTGTGCTGGGGATTCGCAGTGCTGATCCCATGGGCTGCTGCAGAAGGCCAACTGAGTTGGACTCCAGCACTGATTAGTTGCTGGATCGCCACCCTGCTGTGGACCTTTGGATTCGACACGGTTTATGCCATGGCGGATCGACGAGATGATGCCCAAATCGGCCTGCGCAGCAGCGCCCTGAGCTTGGGGGAGTTTGCGACGTCAGTCGTTCGGATTTGTTATGGGCTCACCTGTTTTTCCATGGCCATCGCTGCCACAACGGCCCAAGTCGCCGCTCCGTTTTGGCCCTTTTGGCTCATGGCCACGGTCTTGATGCAAGTCAGTTGCTCACCCTTAACGCGTGAGAAAGCATCGATGGGGCTGTTTGCGCGTCATTTCAGCCGGCAGGTCCAGGTGGGAAGTTTGTTACTGATCGGGCTGGTCCTGGCAAGGGCTTGGACCTGA
- the cobM gene encoding precorrin-4 C(11)-methyltransferase, with protein MHPVSFVGAGPGASDLLTLRAADRLRSADVLIWTDSLVCPGIPKLAPDGCEKIRTSTMTLEEVIPLLVDRQKSGKRVVRLHDGDTALYSAINEQICALTDHNIPVEVVPGISAYQAAAAGLASELTIPGIVQTIVLGRAGGRTGVPDSEELDRLAALKASLCLYLSARHVDEVQTTLLKHYPADTPVAVGHRVSWPDELLSVISLEEMTAFTQEHALIRTTLYLVSPALARGPQRSRLYSPDHDHLFRPSS; from the coding sequence ATGCATCCCGTCAGTTTCGTTGGAGCCGGCCCAGGAGCCTCGGATCTTTTGACCCTGCGGGCAGCAGATCGCTTGCGGTCTGCTGATGTTTTGATCTGGACGGATTCGCTCGTTTGCCCTGGGATCCCCAAACTTGCCCCGGACGGATGCGAAAAGATCCGAACCAGCACGATGACCTTGGAGGAGGTGATCCCGCTTCTCGTTGACAGACAAAAGAGCGGAAAACGGGTCGTCCGACTTCATGACGGCGATACAGCCCTCTACAGCGCAATCAATGAACAGATTTGCGCCCTCACAGACCACAACATTCCGGTGGAGGTTGTGCCTGGCATCAGCGCTTATCAAGCAGCAGCCGCAGGCCTAGCGAGCGAACTCACGATTCCAGGAATCGTGCAAACCATCGTTCTAGGGAGAGCAGGTGGGCGCACCGGTGTTCCAGACAGCGAAGAATTGGATCGACTTGCCGCCCTGAAGGCCAGCCTTTGCCTTTATCTCAGCGCTCGCCACGTGGACGAGGTGCAAACCACGCTGCTGAAACACTATCCAGCGGACACCCCTGTGGCGGTAGGGCATCGCGTGAGCTGGCCTGATGAATTGTTGTCTGTCATCTCCCTTGAGGAGATGACAGCATTTACCCAAGAACATGCGTTGATACGTACAACGCTGTACTTGGTGAGCCCGGCACTGGCTCGAGGCCCCCAACGTTCACGCCTCTATTCACCCGACCACGATCATCTGTTTAGGCCGAGTTCCTAA
- a CDS encoding LD-carboxypeptidase has protein sequence MAKLQPASPLKPGDAVSCVAASSALDGDGRLNEGIQLLESWGLRVHPQALSERHWGYLAGNDQERRADLEPQAQTALLACARGGWGAARLLEKKIAWQPGWLLGFSDVTALLLARLAAGFAGSVHGPLLTTLAAEPEWSQERLRRLLFGEAIPDLHGRGTGGAQASGPLVVANLTVATHLLGSTHFPNLHNAILIFEDVGEAPYRIDRMLTQWRLCGALNEIAGLGFGHFEGCDDEATNDPNDQAPPRRFSLNQVLDERTADLGIPRVFDLPVGHRCGNAALPLGAEAHLDGEAGRLRVSSLN, from the coding sequence ATGGCCAAGCTCCAGCCGGCATCACCGTTGAAACCTGGCGATGCTGTGTCCTGCGTGGCAGCCAGTTCTGCCCTAGACGGCGATGGGCGGTTGAACGAGGGGATCCAGCTCCTCGAAAGCTGGGGCCTAAGAGTGCATCCACAAGCTTTAAGCGAACGCCACTGGGGTTACCTCGCAGGGAATGATCAAGAGCGACGGGCCGATTTAGAACCGCAAGCGCAGACGGCCTTGTTGGCCTGTGCCCGCGGTGGATGGGGGGCGGCACGGTTGCTCGAAAAGAAGATTGCATGGCAGCCGGGATGGCTGCTGGGCTTCTCGGACGTCACAGCACTGCTCCTAGCAAGGTTGGCCGCTGGCTTCGCAGGAAGCGTCCACGGTCCACTACTCACCACGCTTGCGGCGGAACCGGAGTGGAGTCAAGAACGCTTACGGAGACTTCTATTCGGTGAAGCGATCCCAGATCTTCACGGACGGGGCACAGGGGGCGCACAAGCCTCTGGGCCTTTAGTCGTGGCAAATCTCACGGTGGCGACCCACCTTTTAGGCAGCACACATTTCCCAAACCTTCACAACGCCATTCTGATTTTTGAAGACGTTGGCGAAGCGCCATATCGCATCGATCGCATGTTGACCCAATGGCGGTTGTGCGGGGCCTTGAATGAAATTGCAGGACTGGGCTTTGGACATTTTGAAGGGTGCGACGACGAAGCAACCAACGACCCAAACGACCAAGCACCGCCTCGGCGTTTCAGTCTGAATCAAGTGCTGGACGAACGCACAGCCGACCTCGGCATTCCGAGGGTTTTTGATCTCCCCGTGGGACACCGATGCGGCAATGCAGCTCTTCCCTTAGGGGCTGAAGCTCACCTGGACGGCGAGGCAGGGCGACTCAGGGTGTCGTCCTTGAACTGA
- the groL gene encoding chaperonin GroEL (60 kDa chaperone family; promotes refolding of misfolded polypeptides especially under stressful conditions; forms two stacked rings of heptamers to form a barrel-shaped 14mer; ends can be capped by GroES; misfolded proteins enter the barrel where they are refolded when GroES binds), with amino-acid sequence MAKLLSFSDESRSSLERGVNALANAVRVTIGPKGRNVVLEKKFGAPDIVNDGDTIARDIELEDPFENLGAKLIQQVASRTKDKAGDGTTTATVLAQAMVREGLRNTAAGASPVELRRGMEKAAAQVVAGLASRSKAVEGDSIQQVATVSSSGDEEVGRMIAEAMDRVSVDGVITVEESKSLATEMEVTEGMAFDRGYSSPYFVTDADRQVCEFENPLILLTDRKISTVIDLVPVLEAVQKSGSPLLILSEEVEGEALATLVMNKSRGVLQVAAVRAPSFGDRRKAALADIAILTGGTLISEDQAMTLDKVTLEDLGHARRVTISKESTTIVANDNHHEAVSNRVAAIKRELDATESDYDREKLNERIAKLAGGVAVIKVGAATETELKNRKLRIEDALNATRAAVEEGIVAGGGSTLLQLAEDLNALAEQLSGDQRTGVEIVQRSLTAPIHQIATNAGHNGDVVIETMRQSGKGFNALNGVYEDLMATGIVDATKVVRLAVQDAVSIASLLVTTEVVIADKPEPEPPAGAGGEDPMGGMGGMGGMGGMGMPGMGGMGMPGMM; translated from the coding sequence ATGGCCAAACTTCTTTCTTTTTCCGACGAATCACGCAGTTCCCTTGAGCGTGGTGTGAACGCTCTTGCTAACGCTGTCCGAGTCACCATCGGGCCCAAGGGGCGGAACGTCGTTCTCGAAAAGAAATTTGGCGCCCCGGACATCGTTAACGACGGCGACACCATTGCACGCGATATCGAGTTAGAGGATCCTTTTGAAAATCTCGGCGCCAAACTGATCCAACAGGTGGCATCAAGAACCAAAGACAAAGCTGGAGACGGCACCACCACGGCCACGGTGTTGGCGCAGGCCATGGTTCGTGAAGGACTACGCAACACAGCAGCAGGAGCCAGCCCTGTTGAGCTTCGTCGAGGGATGGAGAAAGCGGCAGCACAGGTTGTTGCCGGTTTGGCGAGCCGAAGCAAGGCCGTCGAAGGTGATTCCATCCAACAAGTGGCCACGGTGAGTTCCAGTGGCGATGAAGAAGTGGGTCGGATGATCGCTGAAGCGATGGATCGGGTCAGCGTCGATGGCGTGATCACCGTTGAAGAATCCAAATCGCTCGCCACAGAAATGGAGGTGACCGAAGGCATGGCGTTCGATCGCGGATACAGCTCGCCTTATTTCGTTACGGATGCTGATCGTCAGGTTTGTGAATTCGAGAATCCATTGATCCTGCTAACTGATCGAAAGATCAGCACCGTGATCGATTTAGTGCCCGTTCTTGAAGCGGTTCAAAAAAGTGGCTCTCCGCTTTTAATCCTCTCGGAAGAAGTCGAGGGGGAAGCCCTGGCCACCTTGGTGATGAACAAGAGCCGCGGTGTCCTCCAAGTGGCAGCTGTGCGTGCTCCTTCCTTCGGAGACCGTCGAAAAGCAGCCTTGGCTGATATCGCCATTCTCACGGGCGGCACCTTGATCAGCGAAGACCAAGCGATGACACTCGACAAGGTGACGCTTGAGGATCTTGGTCACGCACGCAGGGTGACGATCAGCAAAGAGAGCACCACCATTGTTGCGAACGACAATCACCATGAAGCGGTGAGTAATCGCGTTGCCGCAATCAAGCGAGAGCTCGACGCGACAGAGTCGGATTACGACCGCGAAAAGCTGAACGAGCGGATTGCCAAACTGGCCGGTGGTGTTGCCGTCATCAAGGTGGGTGCTGCAACAGAAACCGAACTGAAGAACCGCAAATTGAGAATTGAAGACGCCCTCAATGCCACCCGTGCCGCAGTGGAAGAAGGAATCGTCGCTGGAGGCGGCAGCACGTTGCTTCAGCTCGCTGAAGACCTCAACGCCCTGGCGGAGCAATTGAGTGGCGATCAACGCACCGGCGTGGAAATTGTGCAGCGATCACTCACCGCACCCATCCACCAGATCGCTACCAATGCAGGGCATAACGGTGATGTGGTGATCGAAACGATGCGCCAAAGCGGCAAGGGCTTCAATGCCCTGAATGGTGTGTACGAAGACTTGATGGCAACTGGCATCGTTGATGCCACCAAAGTTGTTCGCCTGGCTGTGCAGGACGCGGTGTCGATTGCATCTCTGTTGGTCACAACTGAGGTTGTGATTGCAGACAAACCTGAGCCGGAACCACCTGCTGGTGCTGGGGGCGAAGATCCCATGGGAGGCATGGGCGGCATGGGTGGAATGGGCGGCATGGGTATGCCTGGAATGGGCGGCATGGGCATGCCTGGAATGATGTGA
- a CDS encoding RodZ family helix-turn-helix domain-containing protein, producing MDVSTPTNNQESNSGLLFVGQQLSERRLAKGLSQEQLADRMHLGIEQLAALESGDRDKLPELVFIKAMVRRLSTHLELDADALVSSLGSLSDSGGAKERVTPAKGAISLPPQPPSRPESEAIWTWFVLIGAAALGALAWVQRPALLALIQQPQSNSVIAPAKTATTSQQEQEGLTTAPKDAPISSSINEEGLPNSGPITLSSKEPSWIALRRQGTIEFEGILEGERIIKGPDDVEIYAGRPDLVVVSVANGEPRVLGTISEIQWMPLNPERSR from the coding sequence ATGGACGTTTCGACGCCCACTAACAATCAAGAGTCAAACTCAGGTTTACTCTTTGTTGGACAACAGCTTTCTGAACGTCGTCTTGCCAAAGGGCTGAGTCAAGAGCAACTGGCCGATCGGATGCACTTGGGCATTGAACAATTAGCCGCACTGGAATCTGGCGACAGGGACAAACTTCCTGAGCTTGTCTTTATCAAAGCCATGGTGAGGCGGCTCAGTACTCATCTAGAGCTTGATGCTGATGCCCTCGTCTCCTCACTCGGGTCTCTTTCGGACAGCGGCGGGGCAAAGGAGCGAGTGACGCCCGCAAAAGGAGCGATTTCTCTTCCCCCTCAACCGCCCTCTCGACCTGAGAGTGAGGCCATTTGGACATGGTTTGTCCTGATCGGAGCTGCAGCTCTTGGGGCACTGGCGTGGGTCCAACGGCCGGCGCTCCTTGCGCTCATCCAGCAGCCCCAATCCAATTCAGTCATCGCCCCCGCCAAGACAGCGACCACCTCGCAACAGGAACAGGAGGGCCTCACGACTGCGCCCAAAGATGCTCCTATTTCATCAAGCATCAACGAAGAGGGACTCCCTAACTCAGGTCCGATCACGCTCAGCAGCAAAGAGCCCAGCTGGATCGCACTCCGCCGTCAGGGAACAATCGAGTTTGAGGGAATCTTGGAAGGGGAACGAATCATCAAAGGTCCTGATGACGTTGAAATCTATGCAGGGCGTCCTGACTTGGTGGTGGTGTCGGTTGCCAATGGTGAACCGAGGGTGTTGGGAACCATTAGCGAGATCCAGTGGATGCCTCTTAATCCTGAACGCTCACGCTGA
- a CDS encoding glycosyltransferase family 9 protein, translating to MRVLALSPGSSQDQLDRLPALESLCQQLGASLFVACDPGVSAAWQLLPCVEKVFPFGFEAGPSLADWANLLGNVREPDFQVCVNFAEGQQVNLMLSMSHIPSRIGTSGFACTEQVQAGDGFAAQRLSTYLSPLGCNLDADAFRLALPSQELEEARSSQPKGDGPMLILAPSSEDQDWPSDRWLALPKSISKRLATLRSSTLDLNLSMRRRAAAVACADVVLSSCAITQRLAVYCGIPLVALGATPTDFPPRGDIRCLGMRSDLASLTEQEVLDALGF from the coding sequence ATGCGAGTTCTTGCTCTCAGCCCTGGCTCGTCCCAAGACCAACTGGATCGTTTACCCGCCCTCGAGAGCCTCTGCCAGCAACTCGGCGCGTCCCTATTTGTGGCCTGTGACCCGGGAGTCAGCGCCGCCTGGCAACTGCTTCCCTGCGTCGAGAAGGTATTCCCCTTCGGCTTCGAAGCTGGCCCCAGCCTCGCTGACTGGGCCAATTTGCTTGGCAATGTGCGAGAACCTGATTTTCAAGTTTGCGTCAATTTCGCCGAGGGACAGCAGGTCAACCTGATGCTGTCGATGAGTCATATCCCAAGTCGAATCGGGACATCAGGATTTGCATGCACGGAGCAAGTTCAAGCCGGGGACGGCTTTGCTGCTCAACGGCTTTCGACCTACCTCTCCCCCCTCGGCTGCAACCTTGACGCCGATGCATTTCGCTTAGCCCTGCCAAGCCAAGAGCTCGAGGAGGCCCGCTCGAGCCAGCCCAAAGGGGATGGGCCGATGCTGATTCTTGCTCCATCCTCAGAGGATCAGGATTGGCCCTCAGACAGGTGGCTAGCACTTCCGAAGAGCATCTCCAAACGTCTTGCGACCCTGCGATCCAGCACTTTGGATCTGAACCTGTCGATGCGTCGACGGGCCGCGGCCGTGGCCTGCGCTGATGTGGTTCTTAGCAGCTGTGCCATCACGCAGCGGTTAGCTGTTTACTGCGGAATCCCACTCGTGGCGTTGGGAGCAACCCCAACCGACTTCCCACCGCGCGGCGACATTCGCTGTTTAGGAATGAGGTCCGATTTGGCTTCACTCACTGAGCAGGAGGTTTTGGATGCTCTCGGCTTCTAA
- the fabG gene encoding 3-oxoacyl-[acyl-carrier-protein] reductase, which translates to MSPTTSLAGQTALVTGGGRGIGKAIALALGEAGAEVVVNYSSSAAAADEVVTAIEALGGKAYALQANVSVESDVDGLIKAVLDRSGRIDVLVNNAGITRDGLLMRMKTDDWQSVIDLNLTGVFLCCRAIARPMLKQKSGRIINITSVVGLMGNAGQANYAAAKAGVIGLTRSTAKELASRGITVNAVAPGFIATDMTKDLDATAILKDIPLGTFGTQEQVAGVVRFLAGDPAAAYITGQVLQVDGGMVMA; encoded by the coding sequence ATGTCCCCCACCACCTCCCTTGCTGGTCAGACCGCTCTGGTAACGGGGGGTGGTCGTGGCATCGGCAAAGCGATTGCTCTTGCACTGGGCGAAGCTGGCGCCGAAGTCGTTGTGAATTACTCCAGTTCCGCTGCTGCTGCCGATGAGGTGGTGACCGCCATCGAAGCTCTTGGAGGAAAGGCTTATGCCCTCCAGGCGAACGTTTCGGTTGAAAGCGATGTGGACGGCTTAATCAAAGCTGTCTTGGATCGCAGTGGTCGTATCGATGTGCTGGTGAACAACGCAGGGATCACGCGGGATGGCCTGTTAATGCGGATGAAAACAGACGACTGGCAATCGGTGATCGATCTCAACCTCACCGGTGTATTTCTCTGCTGCAGAGCCATTGCTCGGCCGATGCTGAAGCAAAAAAGTGGCCGCATCATCAACATCACCTCTGTGGTGGGCTTAATGGGAAATGCCGGCCAAGCCAATTACGCCGCAGCCAAAGCTGGTGTGATCGGTCTCACCCGCAGCACCGCCAAAGAATTGGCGAGCCGTGGGATCACAGTGAATGCCGTGGCACCAGGGTTCATTGCCACTGATATGACAAAAGACCTTGATGCCACAGCGATTTTAAAAGACATCCCCCTGGGGACATTTGGGACGCAGGAACAGGTGGCCGGGGTGGTGAGGTTCCTCGCAGGGGACCCAGCCGCGGCCTACATCACCGGACAAGTCCTCCAAGTGGACGGGGGAATGGTGATGGCATAA
- a CDS encoding Ppx/GppA phosphatase family protein: MSEAETADLTSGDGQGLTLSRGIKSGGLRRVGAIDIGTNSTHLLVASVDPALRTFSIIQAEKSTTRLGERDPETGELSAAAMERGFKTLRRFLELANSHQVEQVVTAATSAVREAPNGRDFLQSIKDELGIEVDLVSGPEEARLIYLGVLSGMSFGEKPHLLLDIGGGSTELTLADSRDARALTSTRVGAVRLQRDFIKEEPLSPQRRSFLQAFIQGSLEPAVDKVLRRIKSGEKPVLVATSGTAMAIGALAAVEDDRPPLKFHGYKVSRSRLDRVVERLVVMTPAQRREMSAINDRRAEIIVPGALILQTTMKMLAVDGLVLSERALREGLIVDWMLRQGLLEDRFSFQSSIRQRTVIHQVQRFAVNQERAEKVASHALTLYDRTKGVIHQDDGQGRELLWAASMLHTCGQHINLSAYHKHSWYLIRHGELLGYSEAEHLMVAAIARYHRRSLPKKRHESWQALATRENRKCVGEMALLLRLAAAIDRRPDPVVMSLDVEASQHQLRIELVPDRSNRDLSLEQWSLESCAETVQEASGVELSVSVQD, from the coding sequence ATGTCGGAAGCTGAGACCGCTGATCTGACATCTGGAGACGGCCAGGGATTGACGTTGTCCCGTGGGATCAAGTCTGGAGGACTGAGGCGGGTTGGTGCGATTGATATCGGCACCAATTCGACGCATTTGTTGGTGGCCTCCGTGGATCCAGCCCTTCGCACCTTCAGCATCATTCAGGCGGAAAAGTCCACGACTCGTCTAGGAGAGCGCGATCCAGAGACGGGAGAACTGTCGGCTGCTGCGATGGAACGTGGCTTTAAAACGCTGCGTCGCTTCCTTGAATTAGCCAATAGTCATCAAGTTGAACAGGTGGTCACGGCCGCCACCAGTGCCGTAAGGGAGGCCCCCAATGGGCGCGATTTCCTTCAGAGCATTAAGGATGAGTTGGGGATTGAAGTGGATCTGGTCAGTGGGCCTGAGGAAGCTCGATTGATCTATCTCGGCGTGCTCTCGGGGATGTCGTTCGGAGAGAAGCCGCACCTACTCCTGGACATTGGCGGTGGCTCAACAGAGTTGACCTTGGCGGATAGCCGAGATGCCCGTGCGTTGACCAGTACCCGGGTGGGTGCAGTGCGCCTCCAACGGGATTTCATCAAGGAGGAGCCGTTGTCTCCGCAGCGACGCTCGTTTCTTCAAGCGTTCATTCAGGGTTCCCTAGAACCTGCTGTCGACAAGGTGCTTCGACGCATTAAATCTGGCGAAAAACCCGTTTTGGTGGCCACCAGCGGGACGGCGATGGCGATTGGTGCCCTCGCTGCTGTTGAAGACGACCGTCCGCCGCTCAAATTCCACGGTTACAAGGTGTCTCGCTCTCGTCTGGACCGGGTTGTCGAACGGTTGGTCGTCATGACTCCGGCGCAGCGGCGGGAGATGTCTGCCATTAATGATCGCCGCGCCGAAATCATTGTTCCGGGTGCATTGATTTTGCAAACCACGATGAAGATGCTGGCTGTCGATGGTCTTGTGCTCAGCGAGCGAGCCCTGCGCGAGGGTTTGATTGTGGATTGGATGTTGCGTCAGGGTCTGCTGGAAGACCGGTTCAGTTTCCAGAGCAGCATCCGTCAACGGACGGTGATTCATCAGGTGCAGCGGTTTGCTGTCAATCAGGAGCGGGCTGAGAAGGTCGCCTCCCATGCCCTCACCCTTTACGACAGGACTAAGGGCGTGATCCATCAAGACGATGGCCAAGGTCGGGAGCTGTTGTGGGCGGCGTCGATGCTGCATACCTGCGGCCAGCACATCAACCTCAGCGCTTATCACAAGCATTCTTGGTATCTCATTCGCCACGGAGAGCTACTGGGTTATTCCGAAGCAGAACATTTGATGGTGGCCGCCATTGCGCGCTATCACCGACGCAGCTTGCCTAAAAAACGCCATGAGTCATGGCAGGCTTTGGCAACCAGGGAGAATCGAAAATGTGTTGGTGAGATGGCGTTGTTGCTGAGACTTGCAGCGGCGATTGATCGTCGTCCCGATCCAGTCGTGATGTCCCTGGATGTCGAGGCATCTCAACATCAGCTTCGGATCGAGCTTGTTCCTGATCGATCCAATCGAGATTTGAGTTTGGAACAGTGGAGCTTGGAAAGTTGTGCTGAGACAGTGCAAGAAGCCTCGGGTGTGGAACTCAGCGTGAGCGTTCAGGATTAA